From Phalacrocorax carbo chromosome 8, bPhaCar2.1, whole genome shotgun sequence, a single genomic window includes:
- the HIGD2A gene encoding HIG1 domain family member 2A, mitochondrial, whose protein sequence is MAAGPPPPLEPSPLPVFSEEGFGDKFLRKTRENPLVPLGCLCTVGVLTYGLISFKRGNTRQSQLMMRARILAQGFTFVALLGGMVVTAMKSRK, encoded by the exons ATGGCGGCCGGGCCTCCTCCGCCGTTGGAGCCCAGCCCGCTGCCGGTGTTCAGCGAGGAGGGCTTCGGGGACAAGTTTCTGCGCAAGACTCGCGAGAACCCTCTGGTGCCCCTCG gctgcCTCTGCACTGTCGGCGTCCTGACTTACGGACTGATCAGCTTCAAGAGAGGCAACACCCGGCAGTCCCAGCTGATGATGCGGGCACGTATCCTGGCCCAGGGCTTCACCTTCGTGGCCCTCTTGGGAGGCATGGTGGTCACGGCCATGAAATCTAGAAAATGA